A genomic region of Trifolium pratense cultivar HEN17-A07 linkage group LG3, ARS_RC_1.1, whole genome shotgun sequence contains the following coding sequences:
- the LOC123913425 gene encoding uncharacterized protein LOC123913425: MGLGTLPLTPPYCTSFSSKSGLVHKNTYNCNRSKTFIVSAKQEKKKEEDKDKQSFFTSVTDALDFAQPRSVEDARLIQDAREATQSGEKMSREQYGALRRKIGGTYKDFFKSYVEVDGAYVEEGWVDKTCKVCKKDTKGEARQVDKLGRYVHVACLEEKTKTGNFFTRLFSL, translated from the exons ATGGGTCTTGGGACTTTGCCATTGACTCCACCTTATTGTACAAGTTTCTCTTCAAAGTCAGGACTTGTACATAAAAATACCTATAATTGCAATAGAAGCAAAACATTCATAGTTTCAGCCaaacaagagaagaagaaggaagaagataAGGATAAACAATCTTTCTTTACCAGTGTAACTGATGCTCTTGATTTTGCTCAACCGAGATCCGTAGAAGATGCTCGCCTTATACAAGATGCTAGAGAAGCCACACAATCTGGAGAAAAGATGAGCAGAGAACAG TATGGAGCTCTTAGAAGGAAAATTGGTGGAACATACAAGGACTTTTTCAAATCTTATGTTGAAG tGGATGGAGCATATGTTGAAGAGGGTTGGGTAGACAAAACATGCAAGGTGTGTAAAAAGGACACCAAGGGTGAAGCAAGGCAAGTGGACAAGCTTGGAAGATATGTTCATGTAGCATGTCTTGAAGAGAAGACCAAAACTGGAAACTTCTTTACAAGACTCTTCTCATTATGA
- the LOC123913424 gene encoding potassium transporter 2 produces MDLEPGKCWDSSKKGSWKTIMLLAYQSLGVVYGDLSISPLYVFTSTFAEDIEHSETNEEIYGTLSFVFWTLTLIPLFKYVFVVLRADDNGEGGTFALYSLICRHAKVSLLPNRQHADEALSSYKMEEPPEKDNSKVKMLLEKYKTLHTALLIVVLLGTCMVIGDGVLTPAISVFSAVSGLEVSIMSKKHHQYAVIPITCFILVCLFALQHYGTHKVGFFFAPIVLTWLLCISTLGLYNIFKWNPHVYKALSPYYMFKFLKKTRISGWLSLGGILLCITGSEAMFADLGHFNYMAIQIAFTFLVYPALILAYMGQAAYLSQHHNADLQISYYVSVPESVRWPVLILAILASVVGSQAIISGTFSIINQSQSLGCFPRVKVVHTSDKIHGQVYIPEINWMLMILCIAVTIGFRDTKHLGNASGLAVMTVMLVTTCLTSLVIVVCWNKPPILAFCFLLFFGSVELLYFSASVTKFREGAWLPILLALFLMIIMFLWHYATIKKYEYDLHNKVSLEWLLALGPSLGIARVPGIGLVFTDLTTGIPANFSRFVTNLPAYHRVLVFVCVKSVPVPHVTPAERYLVGRVGPAAHRSYRCIVRYGYRDVHQDVDSFETELIKKLSDFIQYDWYRTRANSMSIEDDGSHSNESSSYRLTVIGTTSFCSQQGYESQQSVQQGSVSVGFPTVQSLTDVIEMEPIDHAAERRVRFALDDDHESDTRSEVGVQMQEELEDLYAAQEAGIAFILGHSYVKTKQGSSLLKKLALNYGYNFLRRNCRGPDVALKVPPVSLLEVGMVYIV; encoded by the exons ATGGATCTTGAACCTGGGAAGTGCTGGGATAGCTCAAAG AAGGGTTCTTGGAAGACTATTATGCTTTTGGCTTATCAAAGTCTTGGTGTTGTATATGGTGACTTGAGTATTTCTCCATTGTATGTTTTCACAAGCACTTTTGCTGAAGATATTGAACATTCTGAGACTAATGAAGAGATTTATGGCAcactttcttttgttttctggACTTTGACATTGATTCCACTATTCAAATATGTGTTTGTTGTTCTTAGAGCTGATGATAATGGAGAGG GTGGTACTTTTGCTCTCTATTCATTGATTTGTAGGCATGCAAAAGTGAGTCTTTTACCAAATAGACAACATGCTGATGAGGCACTTTCTTCATATAAGATGGAGGAGCCTCCAGAGAAAGATAATTCTAAAGTGAAGATGCTGCTTGAGAAGTATAAGACTTTGCATACTGCTTTGTTGATTGTGGTTCTTCTTGGTACTTGTATGGTAATTGGGGATGGAGTGCTTACACCAGCCATTTCTG TTTTCTCAGCAGTATCTGGTCTTGAGGTATCAATCATGTCCAAGAAACACCATCAGT ATGCTGTGATTCCTATCACTTGCTTCATACTGGTGTGTTTATTTGCACTTCAACACTATGGTACACATAAGGTGGGATTCTTTTTTGCACCAATTGTGCTGACATGGTTACTGTGCATTAGCACTCTCGGCTTATATAATATATTCAAATGGAATCCCCATGTATATAAAGCTCTTTCGCCGTATTATATGTTCAAGTTCTTGAAAAAGACAAGGATAAGTGGATGGCTTTCTTTGGGTGGAATATTACTTTGCATAACAG GCTCAGAAGCTATGTTTGCTGATCTTGGCCATTTCAATTATATGGCCATTCAG ATTGCTTTCACCTTTTTGGTATATCCTGCACTTATATTGGCATATATGGGTCAAGCCGCTTACTTGTCACAGCATCATAATGCTGATCTCCAAATCAGCTACTATGTCTCCGTTCCAG AAAGCGTGAGGTGGCCGGTGCTTATCTTAGCTATTCTAGCTTCTGTTGTTGGGAGCCAAGCAATCATTAGTGGAACATTTTCTATTATAAATCAGAGCCAATCACTTGGCTGCTTCCCGAGAGTTAAGGTTGTTCATACATCAGACAAGATACACGGTCAGGTCTACATCCCAGAAATTAATTGGATGCTCATGATCCTCTGCATTGCTGTTACCATTGGATTTAGAGACACAAAACACCTGGGAAATGCATCAG gGTTAGCAGTGATGACTGTGATGTTGGTAACAACATGCCTAACTTCCTTAGTGATTGTAGTTTGTTGGAATAAACCGCCGATCTTAGCCTTTTGTTTCCTATTGTTTTTTGGTTCTGTTGAACTGCTATATTTCTCGGCTTCAGTGACAAAGTTCCGTGAAGGTGCCTGGCTGCCAATCCTCCTTGCCCTCTTCCTAATGATTATAATGTTCCTCTGGCACTACGCAACAATCAAGAAATACGAATATGACCTTCACAACAAGGTTTCACTAGAATGGCTTCTAGCTTTAGGTCCAAGCTTAGGAATTGCTAGAGTCCCTGGAATAGGCCTTGTGTTCACTGATCTCACCACTGGCATTCCGGCAAACTTCTCTCGCTTTGTCACCAACCTCCCTGCTTATCACCGCGTTCTTGTTTTCGTTTGTGTAAAATCAGTACCAGTTCCTCATGTAACCCCTGCTGAGAGATACCTTGTAGGCCGTGTAGGACCAGCTGCTCATCGATCTTATCGGTGTATAGTCAGATATGGATATCGCGACGTTCACCAGGATGTTGATTCCTTTGAAACCGAACTAATAAAAAAGTTGTCTGATTTTATCCAATACGATTGGTATCGAACTCGTGCGAACAGCATGAGCATTGAAGACGATGGTTCACACTCAAACGAATCATCAAGTTACAGATTAACTGTGATTGGAACAACTAGTTTCTGCAGCCAACAAGGATACGAGAGTCAGCAGAGTGTGCAACAAGGAAGTGTGTCTGTTGGATTCCCAACTGTACAAAGCTTGACAGATGTTATCGAGATGGAACCAATAGATCATGCAGCCGAAAGACGAGTGAGGTTTGCTCTTGATGATGATCATGAAAGTGATACAAGGTCTGAAGTTGGTGTGCAAATGCAAGAAGAGCTTGAAGATCTTTATGCTGCTCAAGAAGCTGGTATAGCATTCATTCTTGGACATTCTTATGTGAAAACAAAGCAAGGTTCATCACTCTTGAAGAAGTTGGCACTTAACTATGGATACAATTTCTTGAGAAGGAATTGTAGAGGGCCTGATGTAGCTCTTAAGGTTCCACCAGTTTCTCTTTTGGAGGTTGGAATGGTTTATATTGTGTAG
- the LOC123913427 gene encoding uncharacterized protein LOC123913427 isoform X5, whose translation MSPKMVEAESVGSNTNNCKRRLFTESSNSDTEASGSCNLEPVKRPRKVLKKMAGSSQAECFCTIPKIPSFTHEIASSISIFGSSRKRSYETISSRSISLAEQVADILNSMADSGHITPSKADDAAVIYSNFLNNGLRLVVRMFIMEESIEEKVAHLEFMITKYGEHFL comes from the exons ATGTCACCAAAAATGGTAGAAGCAGAATCTGTTGGCTCAAACACAAACAATTGCAAGAGGAGACTCTTCACTGAAAG TTCTAACTCTGACACTGAAGCATCGGGATCCTGCAATCTTGAGCCCGTGAAACGTCCTAGAAAG GTGCTCAAAAAAATGGCTGGATCTTCTCAA GCCGAATGCTTTTGTACTATACCAAAGATACCAAGCTTTACTCATGAAATTGCTTCGTCTATTTCCATTTTCGGGAGCTCCAGAAAGAGAAGCTATGAGACGATTTCTTCTAGGAGTATTTCCCTTGCTGAACAAGTTGCTGATATACTTAATTCAATGGCTGATAGTGGGCATATAACTCCTAGTAAGGCCGATGATGCGGCTGTTATTTATAGCAACTTTTTAAACAATGGGCTACGACTGGTCGTTCGAATGTTTATTATGGAGGAGAGTATTGAAGAAAAGGTAGCTCATCTGGAATTTATGATTACAAAATATGGGGAACACTTCTTGTAG
- the LOC123913427 gene encoding uncharacterized protein LOC123913427 isoform X3, with the protein MQFKVKQNTKMSPKMVEAESVGSNTNNCKRRLFTESSNSDTEASGSCNLEPVKRPRKVLKKMAGSSQAECFCTIPKIPSFTHEIASSISIFGSSRKRSYETISSRSISLAEQVADILNSMADSGHITPSKADDAAVIYSNFLNNGLRLVVRMFIMEESIEEKVAHLEFMITKYGEHFL; encoded by the exons ATGCAGTTCAAAGTCAAACAGAACACAAAAATGTCACCAAAAATGGTAGAAGCAGAATCTGTTGGCTCAAACACAAACAATTGCAAGAGGAGACTCTTCACTGAAAG TTCTAACTCTGACACTGAAGCATCGGGATCCTGCAATCTTGAGCCCGTGAAACGTCCTAGAAAG GTGCTCAAAAAAATGGCTGGATCTTCTCAA GCCGAATGCTTTTGTACTATACCAAAGATACCAAGCTTTACTCATGAAATTGCTTCGTCTATTTCCATTTTCGGGAGCTCCAGAAAGAGAAGCTATGAGACGATTTCTTCTAGGAGTATTTCCCTTGCTGAACAAGTTGCTGATATACTTAATTCAATGGCTGATAGTGGGCATATAACTCCTAGTAAGGCCGATGATGCGGCTGTTATTTATAGCAACTTTTTAAACAATGGGCTACGACTGGTCGTTCGAATGTTTATTATGGAGGAGAGTATTGAAGAAAAGGTAGCTCATCTGGAATTTATGATTACAAAATATGGGGAACACTTCTTGTAG
- the LOC123913427 gene encoding uncharacterized protein LOC123913427 isoform X2: MPCARGSHNILFFAFSIWLAPPLDAMQFKVKQNTKMSPKMVEAESVGSNTNNCKRRLFTESSNSDTEASGSCNLEPVKRPRKVLKKMAGSSQAECFCTIPKIPSFTHEIASSISIFGSSRKRSYETISSRSISLAEQVADILNSMADSGHITPSKADDAAVIYSNFLNNGLRLVVRMFIMEESIEEKVAHLEFMITKYGEHFL; this comes from the exons ATGCCTTGTGCTAGGGGTTCtcataatatattgttttttgcCTTTTCAATTTGGCTAGCTCCGCCACTAGATGCAATGCAGTTCAAAGTCAAACAGAACACAAAAATGTCACCAAAAATGGTAGAAGCAGAATCTGTTGGCTCAAACACAAACAATTGCAAGAGGAGACTCTTCACTGAAAG TTCTAACTCTGACACTGAAGCATCGGGATCCTGCAATCTTGAGCCCGTGAAACGTCCTAGAAAG GTGCTCAAAAAAATGGCTGGATCTTCTCAA GCCGAATGCTTTTGTACTATACCAAAGATACCAAGCTTTACTCATGAAATTGCTTCGTCTATTTCCATTTTCGGGAGCTCCAGAAAGAGAAGCTATGAGACGATTTCTTCTAGGAGTATTTCCCTTGCTGAACAAGTTGCTGATATACTTAATTCAATGGCTGATAGTGGGCATATAACTCCTAGTAAGGCCGATGATGCGGCTGTTATTTATAGCAACTTTTTAAACAATGGGCTACGACTGGTCGTTCGAATGTTTATTATGGAGGAGAGTATTGAAGAAAAGGTAGCTCATCTGGAATTTATGATTACAAAATATGGGGAACACTTCTTGTAG
- the LOC123913427 gene encoding uncharacterized protein LOC123913427 isoform X1: MSEEPKRRTLGDYGRPYKIESCIVLPPVDEGVSFELDPSFIMTSIQFSGLPSEDANTHLYDFLAFCDIFKCDGLCYDGIRLRLFPISLRDSAKSWLYSLPARSITTWDQLATKFLSRYSPPSKLAQLRRDILNFAQFESEPLYEAKKRFQDMLIKCPDLQLPDWHQAHIFFEGLTPANRSFLDISIGAFLREYKPKQAYDLLGELAFISHHFQQLDSQGMMKPEKLHGVLTTHSDTAALSKQVESLTNALQNLVTLMQKQQSNMNDLCGQLGYLNTNSQEGNSSSHETKELEHEHHWY, translated from the coding sequence ATGTCAGAGGAACCCAAAAGAAGAACTCTTGGGGACTACGGGAGGCCTTACAAAATAGAAAGCTGCATTGTCCTCCCTCCTGTTGATGAAGGTGTTAGCTTTGAGCTTGACCCATCTTTTATCATGACATCCATTCAGTTTAGTGGGTTACCCTCTGAAGATGCCAATACGCATCTATATGATTTTCTAGCATTTTGTGACATTTTCAAATGTGATGGACTCTGTTACGATGGTATTAGATTGCGATTATTCCCTATTTCTCTAAGGGATAGCGCGAAATCTTGGTTATATTCACTACCAGCCAGATCAATCACAACATGGGACCAGCTCGCTACTAAGTTTTTGTCCAGGTATTCTCCTCCATCAAAATTGGCGCAACTGAGGAGAGATATACTCAATTTTGCTCAGTTTGAGTCTGAACCATTATATGAGGCCAAGAAGCGGTTTCAAGACATGTTGATAAAATGCCCTGACCTTCAACTTCCAGATTGGCATCAGGCTCATATTTTCTTTGAAGGGTTAACACCTGCTAACAGATCGTTTCTTGATATTTCTATTGGTGCTTTTTTAAGAGAGTATAAACCTAAACAGGCTTATGATTTGCTAGGTGAGTTGGCCTTTATCAGTCACCATTTTCAGCAGCTTGACAGTCAGGGGATGATGAAACCGGAGAAGTTGCATGGTGTTCTAACTACTCATTCAGACACTGCTGCCTTATCAAAGCAGGTTGAATCCCTGACAAATGCATTACAAAACCTAGTAACACTGATGCAAAAACAACAATCTAATATGAATGATCTTTGTGGGCAACTTGGTTATCTCAACACTAACTCTCAAGAAGGTAATTCCTCTTCACATGAGACAAAGGAGCTAGAGCATGAACACCACTGGTATTAG
- the LOC123913427 gene encoding uncharacterized protein LOC123913427 isoform X4, with product MSEEPKRRTLGDYGRPYKIESCIVLPPVDEGVSFELDPSFIMTSIQFSGLPSEDANTHLYDFLAFCDIFKCDGLCYDGIRLRLFPISLRDSAKSWLYSLPARSITTWDQLATKFLSRYSPPSKLAQLRRDILNFAQFESEPLYEAKKRFQDMLIKCPDLQLPDWHQAHIFFEG from the exons ATGTCAGAGGAACCCAAAAGAAGAACTCTTGGGGACTACGGGAGGCCTTACAAAATAGAAAGCTGCATTGTCCTCCCTCCTGTTGATGAAGGTGTTAGCTTTGAGCTTGACCCATCTTTTATCATGACATCCATTCAGTTTAGTGGGTTACCCTCTGAAGATGCCAATACGCATCTATATGATTTTCTAGCATTTTGTGACATTTTCAAATGTGATGGACTCTGTTACGATGGTATTAGATTGCGATTATTCCCTATTTCTCTAAGGGATAGCGCGAAATCTTGGTTATATTCACTACCAGCCAGATCAATCACAACATGGGACCAGCTCGCTACTAAGTTTTTGTCCAGGTATTCTCCTCCATCAAAATTGGCGCAACTGAGGAGAGATATACTCAATTTTGCTCAGTTTGAGTCTGAACCATTATATGAGGCCAAGAAGCGGTTTCAAGACATGTTGATAAAATGCCCTGACCTTCAACTTCCAGATTGGCATCAGGCTCATATTTTCTTTGAAGG GTGA